One window from the genome of Spirochaetota bacterium encodes:
- the bfr gene encoding bacterioferritin, translating into MKGDPKLIETLNSLLADELTAINQYMVHSEMCDNWGYEKLHKHFEKRAIDEMKHAEKLIGRILFLEGLPIVTNLRKIFIGADVPKQLEHDRKAEEEAIKAYNDAIVLAGEVKDFATREVLESILKDEDRHIDEIEELQDQINQMSIQIFLTTQVKE; encoded by the coding sequence ATGAAAGGGGATCCAAAATTAATTGAGACATTGAATTCACTGCTAGCTGATGAATTAACAGCAATCAATCAATACATGGTGCATTCAGAAATGTGCGATAACTGGGGCTATGAAAAGCTTCATAAACACTTTGAAAAAAGGGCTATTGATGAAATGAAGCATGCTGAAAAACTCATTGGAAGAATATTATTCTTAGAAGGTTTACCGATAGTAACTAATTTAAGAAAAATCTTTATTGGTGCAGATGTACCTAAACAGCTTGAGCATGACCGCAAAGCTGAAGAAGAAGCAATCAAAGCTTATAATGATGCAATTGTATTAGCTGGTGAAGTCAAAGATTTTGCAACCCGTGAAGTGCTTGAAAGCATATTAAAAGATGAAGACAGGCATATAGATGAAATAGAAGAACTGCAGGATCAGATTAATCAGATGAGTATTCAGATATTTTTAACAACTCAGGTTAAGGAATAA
- a CDS encoding flavin reductase family protein, which translates to MAKVAWKPGTMLYPVPAVLVTSHYNDIDNVCTVSWAGTVCTEPPMISISLRPERYSFQLIQQSKEFVVNIPDKKLVKAVDFCGVRSGKDIDKFAIAHLNKLPAKKVKAPLIEQCPVSIECKVTKIIQLGSHYQFIGKVVVVHVDNTLLDKRGALHLERAGLLCYNHGYYCVVDKQIGKFGFSVKKRKKKN; encoded by the coding sequence ATGGCAAAAGTAGCCTGGAAACCTGGAACAATGCTATATCCAGTACCAGCAGTATTGGTAACATCACATTATAACGACATTGATAATGTTTGTACTGTATCATGGGCAGGAACGGTATGTACTGAGCCACCAATGATAAGTATATCCCTTCGCCCGGAACGATATTCTTTTCAACTGATACAGCAATCAAAAGAATTTGTAGTAAATATTCCTGATAAGAAACTGGTAAAAGCAGTTGACTTTTGCGGTGTGCGTTCGGGAAAGGATATTGATAAGTTTGCGATAGCTCATCTTAATAAGCTGCCCGCCAAAAAGGTAAAAGCACCTTTAATAGAACAATGTCCTGTATCAATTGAATGCAAGGTGACAAAAATTATTCAACTGGGAAGTCATTATCAATTCATTGGAAAAGTCGTTGTGGTACATGTTGACAATACTCTGCTTGATAAAAGAGGGGCATTGCATTTAGAAAGGGCAGGGCTTTTGTGTTATAATCATGGATATTATTGTGTTGTGGATAAACAGATTGGAAAGTTTGGATTTTCGGTAAAAAAACGTAAGAAGAAAAATTAA
- the mgtE gene encoding magnesium transporter, whose amino-acid sequence MIAPLIQPEIKELIEKREFSVLKEVFSEWAPADLAELISELPEDEQVIIFRLLPKQLQAETFEYLDFEVQSHLLGNLAKKQIADILNDMSPDDRTALFEELPADILRQMLALMSREERVTAMSLLGYPENSVGRLMTTDYIAVKENMTIAQVLHYIRKYGKDSETLNVIYVIDDEGKLIDDIKMRQVLLAQPTRRIKTLMDHKFVSLNAFDDQETAVGVFKKYDYYALPVVDNDGVLLGIVTIDDVLDVEEEEVTEDIHKMAAVEVLEEPYIEEPLLRLTRKRASWLVFLFLGEMLTATAMGYFEEEIARAVVLALFVPLIISSGGNSGSQASTLVIRAMAIGEIKLRDWWRVLIREIQSGFMLGSILAFIGFLRISIWQKLFGMYGEHWLKVALSVSFSLIGVVMWGTLMGSMLPFILRRLGLDPATSSAPFVATLVDVSGLIIYFNIAYLILKGTLL is encoded by the coding sequence ATGATTGCACCTCTTATCCAGCCTGAAATAAAAGAACTGATTGAAAAAAGAGAGTTCAGTGTATTAAAAGAAGTGTTCAGTGAATGGGCTCCTGCCGATTTAGCCGAGCTTATCAGTGAATTGCCTGAAGATGAGCAGGTAATTATTTTTAGACTTTTACCAAAACAACTGCAGGCTGAAACTTTTGAATATTTAGATTTTGAGGTTCAATCGCACCTTCTGGGAAATCTGGCCAAAAAGCAGATAGCAGATATATTGAATGACATGTCGCCTGATGATAGAACTGCACTGTTTGAAGAACTTCCAGCTGATATACTGCGACAAATGTTAGCATTGATGTCCAGGGAAGAACGTGTAACCGCAATGAGTCTCCTTGGGTATCCCGAAAACAGTGTTGGCCGTTTAATGACAACGGATTATATTGCCGTCAAGGAAAATATGACTATCGCCCAGGTTTTACATTATATCCGTAAATATGGTAAAGATAGTGAAACACTGAACGTGATTTATGTAATAGATGATGAAGGCAAACTTATTGATGATATAAAAATGAGACAGGTACTTTTAGCACAACCAACAAGACGAATAAAAACATTAATGGACCATAAATTTGTGAGTCTCAATGCTTTTGATGATCAGGAAACTGCGGTAGGTGTGTTTAAAAAATATGATTATTATGCTTTGCCTGTTGTGGATAATGATGGAGTTCTTTTAGGGATTGTAACGATAGACGACGTACTGGATGTTGAAGAAGAAGAGGTAACCGAAGATATTCATAAAATGGCCGCAGTTGAAGTTTTAGAAGAGCCTTACATTGAAGAGCCATTGTTACGGTTAACAAGGAAACGTGCATCCTGGCTGGTATTTCTTTTCCTTGGTGAGATGCTGACCGCAACAGCTATGGGATATTTTGAAGAAGAGATTGCACGGGCAGTGGTGCTGGCATTATTTGTTCCACTCATTATTTCCAGTGGTGGCAATTCAGGATCGCAGGCATCCACACTGGTAATTCGTGCCATGGCAATTGGCGAGATTAAACTCCGTGATTGGTGGCGTGTTTTAATACGGGAAATTCAATCAGGATTTATGCTTGGTTCAATTCTTGCATTCATTGGTTTTTTGCGTATTAGTATCTGGCAGAAACTTTTTGGAATGTATGGAGAACACTGGTTGAAGGTGGCATTGTCGGTGTCATTTTCATTAATTGGTGTTGTCATGTGGGGAACACTTATGGGTTCAATGTTACCCTTTATTTTACGACGCTTAGGCCTTGACCCTGCAACCTCATCAGCACCATTTGTAGCAACACTGGTTGATGTATCAGGATTAATAATTTATTTCAACATTGCATATTTAATATTAAAAGGAACATTGCTATAA